The following proteins are co-located in the Apis mellifera strain DH4 linkage group LG9, Amel_HAv3.1, whole genome shotgun sequence genome:
- the LOC552546 gene encoding protocadherin Fat 4 isoform X2, producing MFRCYESKISLIRDARCFLENGATAAHLFVGEDLPVGDTVGVLGVLGDPGPQGDIELRLQELDSPVTFSAYSKNLTLIRPLDKEGVDGPASVYVNVICERKHTLDPGFVIPVNIRVTDANDNAPQFVNAPYVLNISEVTVVGTRVLQGVRAVDADQPGPFSTVQYAVLPGPHSDYFVFVNALEGTLVLRKPLDYETLANFSVDIRAQDQGNPPKSSATTLYVNVIDADDQNPAFQSDQYKILVPRNIKTRKTLKVDPMAIKAMDQDVGINAPVKYTIQGGILPFLTLNPETAEVAITRPLYEHELLSPATIVVKATQLDNPDKYALSTIVVSRETDWNVEPTAGGRLPIKFIRRDHQTSIPENTPPGSVLLTTGVNKLDSNLRFWLVGAIEDLERFSITNSGELILKGTLDYERRVQHSFLVRVTDGHHNDTSRVNVSVEDVNEWEPRFRHPRYEFHAATSREGSIVGKLEAADGDRDDKISLSLRGPDARSFEIRDNGELILRSVATVNGSLARLVAVASDSGRPPRSSMIPVIVHVPNSGSLPIAARAAPAWLGSSVLLVAVFGAVLGLLGVIILVLILYIYKNKRPKTSGSVSSVGTGYREKSPVPSALSPTPQVLGANMLQDALEVGPRRGTRAEDAHNIGEENGEEEAGDDLEGMDREIVDDSINGETRPANNDSGDVENPVFGARNYSATIKSVTSARQIPVYARHKIAPAPPNPPGLSATSNIPNVGGLVQNMNDLSAKTNLNASSCQSSNYSGDVPDSLVPAWPACSVSQRVKKLSWDDDDRTVDSVEVTAETMSRNSQIGNERLNLTVYF from the exons ATGTTTCGATGTTACGAATCGAAGATTAGTT TGATCCGTGACGCGAGATGCTTCTTGGAGAACGGCGCAACGGCCGCACACCTCTTCGTGGGCGAAGATTTGCCGGTCGGTGACACTGTGGGCGTGCTCGGGGTGTTGGGGGACCCCGGGCCCCAAGGCGACATCGAGCTCAGGCTCCAGGAACTCGACAGCCCCGTCACTTTCTCCGCCTACTCGAAGAATTTAACCCTTATCAGACCCCTGGACAAGGAGGGCGTGGACGGACCCGCGAGCGTTTACGTGAACGTGATCTGCGAGAGGAAGCACACTTTAGACCCT GGCTTCGTGATACCGGTCAACATTCGCGTGACTGACGCCAATGATAACGCGCCTCAATTTGTGAACGCGCCTTACGTCTTAAACATCTCCGAG gTGACAGTGGTGGGTACAAGGGTTCTTCAAGGTGTAAGAGCGGTGGATGCGGATCAACCGGGACCATTTTCTACCGTACAGTATGCAGTTTTGCCTGGACCACACTCG gattacTTCGTGTTCGTGAACGCTTTGGAAGGTACTCTTGTCCTAAGGAAACCACTGGATTACGAAACACTCGCCAATTTCTCTGTCGATATACGCGCACAA GATCAAGGTAACCCGCCAAAATCATCCGCTACGACACTTTACGTCAATGTCATCGACGCGGATGACCAAAATCCCGCCTTTCAAAGTGACCAATACAAAATTCTCGTTCCTCGAAACATTAAAACG agaAAGACGCTGAAGGTAGATCCTATGGCGATAAAAGCGATGGATCAAGACGTAGGAATTAACGCTCCCGTCAAGTACACGATTCAAGGAGGTATTCTTCCATTTCTCACCCTGAATCCGGAAACAGCCGAGGTTGCCATAACGCGGCCGTTATACGAACACGAACTCTTGTCCCCAGCAACGATAGTCGTCAAG GCTACGCAATTGGACAATCCGGACAAATACGCCCTTTCCACCATAGTTGTTTCTCGAGAGACCGACTGGAACGTGGAGCCAACCGCTG gtgGAAGATTACCTATCAAATTTATACGAAGGGATCATCAAACCAGCATCCCGGAAAACACTCCTCCAGGAAGTGTTCTGTTAACGACAGGGGTGAATAAATTAGATTCC aATTTAAGATTTTGGCTGGTGGGGGCGATCGAAGATCTCGAGAGATTCTCAATCACCAATTCCGgcgaattgattttaaaaggtACTCTGGATTACGAGAGGAGGGTGCAGCACAGTTTTCTGGTCCGCGTCACCGACGGGCACCAC AACGACACCTCGCGCGTGAACGTTTCCGTCGAGGACGTGAACGAATGGGAACCTCGGTTTCGCCATCCCAGATACGAATTTCACGCGGCGACGTCGAGAGAAGGATCCATTGTCG GAAAGTTGGAGGCAGCCGATGGCGACAGGGACGACAAGATCAGTTTATCCCTTAGAGGTCCAGATGCAag ATCGTTCGAGATACGCGACAACGGGGAATTAATTCTGAGATCGGTAGCAACGGTTAACGGTTCCTTGGCCAGATTAGTGGCAGTGGCTTCGGATTCTGGCCGCCCTCCCAG ATCCAGCATGATCCCGGTGATCGTGCACGTGCCGAATAGCGGATCCTTGCCGATAGCCGCGAGAGCGGCACCCGCCTGGCTGGGAAGCAGCGTCCTCCTTGTCGCCGTTTTCGGCGCTGTCTTGGGCCTCCTTGGCGTTATAATACTCGTTCTGATATTGTACATATACAAGAA CAAAAGGCCAAAGACGAGCGGTTCCGTGAGCTCGGTCGGGACCGgttatcgagaaaaatcgcCAGTCCCCTCTGCCCTCAGCCCGACGCCGCAAGTGCTCGGGGCGAACATGCTCCAGGACGCTCTGGAAGTTGGGCCTCGAAGGGGGACTCGCGCCGAGGACGCGCACAATATCGGAGAGGAGAACGGCGAGGAGGAGGCCGGGGACGATTTGGAGGGAATGGATCGGGAGATCGTGGACGACAGCATCAACGGCGAAACACGGCCGGCGAATAACGACAGTGGCGATGTCGAAAATCCTGTTTTCGGGGCGAGGAACTATAGTGCCACGatcaaaa GCGTGACGTCAGCCAGACAAATACCAGTTTACGCGAGACATAAGATAGCCCCCGCCCCACCAAACCCTCCAGGTTTGTCCGCAACGTCCAACATACCTAACGTCGGCGGTCTAGTGCAAAACATGAATGACTTAAGCGCGAAAACGAACTTAAACGCTAGCTCTTGCCAATCTTCCAATTATTCCGGAGATGTTCCAGATTCGTTGGTGCCCGCGTGGCCTGCTTGTTCCGTTTCGCAgagagttaaaaaattatcctgGGACGACGATGACAGG aCAGTGGATAGCGTGGAAGTGACGGCGGAAACAATGTCCAGAAACAGTCAGATCGGGAACGAACGACTTAACCTTACCGTGTATTTTTAA
- the LOC552546 gene encoding protocadherin Fat 4 isoform X1, with protein sequence MRRNILKILPILCYTLHLHAGQLIRDARCFLENGATAAHLFVGEDLPVGDTVGVLGVLGDPGPQGDIELRLQELDSPVTFSAYSKNLTLIRPLDKEGVDGPASVYVNVICERKHTLDPGFVIPVNIRVTDANDNAPQFVNAPYVLNISEVTVVGTRVLQGVRAVDADQPGPFSTVQYAVLPGPHSDYFVFVNALEGTLVLRKPLDYETLANFSVDIRAQDQGNPPKSSATTLYVNVIDADDQNPAFQSDQYKILVPRNIKTRKTLKVDPMAIKAMDQDVGINAPVKYTIQGGILPFLTLNPETAEVAITRPLYEHELLSPATIVVKATQLDNPDKYALSTIVVSRETDWNVEPTAGGRLPIKFIRRDHQTSIPENTPPGSVLLTTGVNKLDSNLRFWLVGAIEDLERFSITNSGELILKGTLDYERRVQHSFLVRVTDGHHNDTSRVNVSVEDVNEWEPRFRHPRYEFHAATSREGSIVGKLEAADGDRDDKISLSLRGPDARSFEIRDNGELILRSVATVNGSLARLVAVASDSGRPPRSSMIPVIVHVPNSGSLPIAARAAPAWLGSSVLLVAVFGAVLGLLGVIILVLILYIYKNKRPKTSGSVSSVGTGYREKSPVPSALSPTPQVLGANMLQDALEVGPRRGTRAEDAHNIGEENGEEEAGDDLEGMDREIVDDSINGETRPANNDSGDVENPVFGARNYSATIKSVTSARQIPVYARHKIAPAPPNPPGLSATSNIPNVGGLVQNMNDLSAKTNLNASSCQSSNYSGDVPDSLVPAWPACSVSQRVKKLSWDDDDRTVDSVEVTAETMSRNSQIGNERLNLTVYF encoded by the exons TGATCCGTGACGCGAGATGCTTCTTGGAGAACGGCGCAACGGCCGCACACCTCTTCGTGGGCGAAGATTTGCCGGTCGGTGACACTGTGGGCGTGCTCGGGGTGTTGGGGGACCCCGGGCCCCAAGGCGACATCGAGCTCAGGCTCCAGGAACTCGACAGCCCCGTCACTTTCTCCGCCTACTCGAAGAATTTAACCCTTATCAGACCCCTGGACAAGGAGGGCGTGGACGGACCCGCGAGCGTTTACGTGAACGTGATCTGCGAGAGGAAGCACACTTTAGACCCT GGCTTCGTGATACCGGTCAACATTCGCGTGACTGACGCCAATGATAACGCGCCTCAATTTGTGAACGCGCCTTACGTCTTAAACATCTCCGAG gTGACAGTGGTGGGTACAAGGGTTCTTCAAGGTGTAAGAGCGGTGGATGCGGATCAACCGGGACCATTTTCTACCGTACAGTATGCAGTTTTGCCTGGACCACACTCG gattacTTCGTGTTCGTGAACGCTTTGGAAGGTACTCTTGTCCTAAGGAAACCACTGGATTACGAAACACTCGCCAATTTCTCTGTCGATATACGCGCACAA GATCAAGGTAACCCGCCAAAATCATCCGCTACGACACTTTACGTCAATGTCATCGACGCGGATGACCAAAATCCCGCCTTTCAAAGTGACCAATACAAAATTCTCGTTCCTCGAAACATTAAAACG agaAAGACGCTGAAGGTAGATCCTATGGCGATAAAAGCGATGGATCAAGACGTAGGAATTAACGCTCCCGTCAAGTACACGATTCAAGGAGGTATTCTTCCATTTCTCACCCTGAATCCGGAAACAGCCGAGGTTGCCATAACGCGGCCGTTATACGAACACGAACTCTTGTCCCCAGCAACGATAGTCGTCAAG GCTACGCAATTGGACAATCCGGACAAATACGCCCTTTCCACCATAGTTGTTTCTCGAGAGACCGACTGGAACGTGGAGCCAACCGCTG gtgGAAGATTACCTATCAAATTTATACGAAGGGATCATCAAACCAGCATCCCGGAAAACACTCCTCCAGGAAGTGTTCTGTTAACGACAGGGGTGAATAAATTAGATTCC aATTTAAGATTTTGGCTGGTGGGGGCGATCGAAGATCTCGAGAGATTCTCAATCACCAATTCCGgcgaattgattttaaaaggtACTCTGGATTACGAGAGGAGGGTGCAGCACAGTTTTCTGGTCCGCGTCACCGACGGGCACCAC AACGACACCTCGCGCGTGAACGTTTCCGTCGAGGACGTGAACGAATGGGAACCTCGGTTTCGCCATCCCAGATACGAATTTCACGCGGCGACGTCGAGAGAAGGATCCATTGTCG GAAAGTTGGAGGCAGCCGATGGCGACAGGGACGACAAGATCAGTTTATCCCTTAGAGGTCCAGATGCAag ATCGTTCGAGATACGCGACAACGGGGAATTAATTCTGAGATCGGTAGCAACGGTTAACGGTTCCTTGGCCAGATTAGTGGCAGTGGCTTCGGATTCTGGCCGCCCTCCCAG ATCCAGCATGATCCCGGTGATCGTGCACGTGCCGAATAGCGGATCCTTGCCGATAGCCGCGAGAGCGGCACCCGCCTGGCTGGGAAGCAGCGTCCTCCTTGTCGCCGTTTTCGGCGCTGTCTTGGGCCTCCTTGGCGTTATAATACTCGTTCTGATATTGTACATATACAAGAA CAAAAGGCCAAAGACGAGCGGTTCCGTGAGCTCGGTCGGGACCGgttatcgagaaaaatcgcCAGTCCCCTCTGCCCTCAGCCCGACGCCGCAAGTGCTCGGGGCGAACATGCTCCAGGACGCTCTGGAAGTTGGGCCTCGAAGGGGGACTCGCGCCGAGGACGCGCACAATATCGGAGAGGAGAACGGCGAGGAGGAGGCCGGGGACGATTTGGAGGGAATGGATCGGGAGATCGTGGACGACAGCATCAACGGCGAAACACGGCCGGCGAATAACGACAGTGGCGATGTCGAAAATCCTGTTTTCGGGGCGAGGAACTATAGTGCCACGatcaaaa GCGTGACGTCAGCCAGACAAATACCAGTTTACGCGAGACATAAGATAGCCCCCGCCCCACCAAACCCTCCAGGTTTGTCCGCAACGTCCAACATACCTAACGTCGGCGGTCTAGTGCAAAACATGAATGACTTAAGCGCGAAAACGAACTTAAACGCTAGCTCTTGCCAATCTTCCAATTATTCCGGAGATGTTCCAGATTCGTTGGTGCCCGCGTGGCCTGCTTGTTCCGTTTCGCAgagagttaaaaaattatcctgGGACGACGATGACAGG aCAGTGGATAGCGTGGAAGTGACGGCGGAAACAATGTCCAGAAACAGTCAGATCGGGAACGAACGACTTAACCTTACCGTGTATTTTTAA
- the LOC726639 gene encoding oxidized low-density lipoprotein receptor 1 gives MKHKLSFCLLSMLFFQLCIMEIPDNLYSVSAINSLNVSIIEPLGIWGEILENWTISDSKITRMSKVMKLGDKSLTVTSKISMPNKREVSETDLYLLGAIEKLVYRVDFLENRLKRAEELLYYVISGNINKKEPCPNNYSKIGQNCYHFSNREFDWKSSASLCRGMGGQLLEFDTNNEKHDVIVNLQTNSKLKGKTFWTGGLNPGLLWIWASSAKPVYQNTKYTVPGDGRCLKLSYNSTSRLYSYQSDDCGARHKYACKLTKDDDSAKKIEKTAKMLNE, from the exons ATGAAACATAAACTATCTTTTTGCTTACTTTCcatgttattttttcaattatgtatTATGGAAATTCCAg acaaTTTATATTCGGTATCCGCTATAAATTCACTTAACGTTTCAATAATTGAGCCATTAGGAATATGGGGTGAAATTCTAGAAAATTGGACTATTTCCGATTCAAAAATAACCAGAATGTCGAAAGTGATGAAATTGGGAGATAAAAGTTTAACCGTTACGAGCAAAATATCGATGCCAAACAAACGAGAAGTCTCTGAAACAGATCTCTATTTACttg GTGCGATAGAGAAACTTGTCTACAGAGtagattttttagaaaatcgtcTCAAAAGAGCAGAAGAACTTTtgtattatgtaatttctggaaatatcaataaaaaag AACCTTGTCCcaataattattccaaaatcGGCCAGAATTGCTATCACTTTAGCAATCGTGAATTCGACTGGAAGTCGTCAGCAAGTCTTTGTCGAGGAATGGGCGgccaattattagaatttgatACTAATAACGAAAAGCACGACGTAATAGTTAATTTACAAacgaattctaaattaaaaggTAAAACCTTTTGGACAGGAGGATTAAATCCAGGTCTTCTTTGGATCTGGGCTAGTAGTGCAAAACCAGTTTATCAAAATACTAAATACACTGTTCCTGGTGATGGcag atgtttaaaattatcctaCAATTCTACATCTAGATTGTACTCTTATCAAAGTGATGATTGTGGTGCAAGACACAAATATGCTTGTAAATTGACAAAAGATGATGATTCggcaaaaaaaattgagaaaactGCAAAAATGTTGAAcgaataa
- the LOC552524 gene encoding uncharacterized protein LOC552524 has translation MEVKCNQSTVVEKKKWSIEKFLAEFDLSEKDGNLNYANFHSICVTLFYPNEIKQDEWRIREIFCSFDLNKDGILQQQEWKTFCDWLRVILEPVDALLIVDIQNDFIDGSLALRTCEAKQDGIDVVEPINYLLKNGLFDKIIYSLDWHPENHISFYENLHLRELHPDSKVTKDNAKLFDTVVFADPYLEQILWPKHCVMNTWGSQLHKDLLITPNSVQVRKGQNSDMDAYSVFYNNNYKKTMELQKILNELGVTRIFVCGLAYDVCVKFTCLDGLQLGHAVAVIDDCCRGVSVPNIEKTKKLIHENGGLITNSHDVLEMINEGKRSLIMSHQIAKTMICCHAANCMN, from the exons ATGGAAGTAAAATGTAACCAATCAACggttgttgaaaaaaaaaaatggtctattgaaaaatttctggctgaatttgatttatcagaaaaagatggtaatttgaattatgcaaattttcattcaatttgtGTTACGCTTTTTTATCCAAATGAAATCAAACAAGATGAATGGAGGATTCGAGAGATATTTTGTTCGTTTGATCTAAACAAAGATGGTATATTGCAGCAACAAGAGTGGAAaac ATTCTGTGATTGGTTACGAGTGATACTTGAACCTGTAGATGCACTTTTGATTGTAGAcattcaaaatgattttatcgATGGGTCTTTAGCCCTTCGTACTTGTGAAGCCAAGCAGGATGGAATTGATGTGGTGGaaccaattaattatttattaaaaaatggacttttcgataaaattatttattcgttagaTTGGCATCCGGAAAATCATATtagtttttatgaaaatttacatttacgaGAATTACATCCAGATTCAAag gTTACAAAAGACAATGCCAAGCTATTTGATACAGTGGTTTTTGCGGATCCTTATTTGGAACAGATACTCTGGCCTAAGCATTGCGTAATGAATACATGGGGATCCCAATTGCACAAAGATCTTTTGATTACACCTAATTCTGTGcag GTACGTAAAGGTCAAAATTCAGATATGGATGCTTATTCCGtattttacaataacaattataagaaAACAATGGAActgcaaaaaattttgaatgaattagGTGTGACACGCATCTTTGTATGTGGCCTCGCTTACGATGTTTGTGTAAAATTTACATGTTTAGACGGACTTCAATTAGGCCATGCTGTGGCTGTTATTGATGATTGTTGTCGTGGCGTTTCAGTCcctaatattgaaaaaacaaaaaaactaaTCCATGAGAATGGAGGACTTATTACTAATAGTCACGATGTTCTTGAAATGATAAACGAGGGAAAACGAAGTCTTATTATGAGTCATCAAATTGCAAAAACAATGATTTGCTGCCATGCAGCAAATTGtatgaattaa